One Spirochaetota bacterium genomic region harbors:
- a CDS encoding SH3 domain-containing protein, protein MSAYRVLILAAIVAASLLPAGCGDNGRNEKSRPERISEYAVVVSDNTALRIDPMIYSARITLMRKGTRLAVLDQSKEKSWVGKDHGFWYKVRLENGLTGWAYGSTIRIFAGSQSGSIDGYVSNLREHEEETLRKDLSGKWWSVNKSGDFTNLCVEIYENGKYKSYARGGKEIEGEYNFNFNDETIVFLSGTSFGQNLKYVNRGNMYHLETRDGKYDIRFKKITEGMAEPPPEDEAEAASPPVPPKEEDGKASN, encoded by the coding sequence ATGTCAGCGTACAGAGTTCTGATACTCGCCGCCATAGTCGCCGCATCCCTTCTTCCCGCGGGTTGCGGGGATAACGGGCGGAACGAAAAATCGCGCCCCGAAAGGATATCGGAATATGCCGTGGTGGTAAGCGACAATACCGCCCTTCGTATCGACCCCATGATCTATTCCGCCCGTATAACCCTCATGAGGAAGGGGACCCGCCTGGCTGTTCTGGATCAGTCAAAAGAAAAAAGCTGGGTCGGGAAGGACCACGGTTTCTGGTACAAGGTCCGCCTCGAAAACGGCCTGACGGGCTGGGCTTACGGATCGACTATCAGGATATTCGCAGGATCACAATCCGGATCGATCGACGGCTATGTTTCCAACCTGCGCGAGCACGAGGAGGAGACACTTCGGAAGGACCTTTCGGGGAAATGGTGGAGCGTAAATAAAAGCGGTGACTTTACCAACCTCTGCGTGGAGATTTATGAAAACGGAAAATACAAGTCCTATGCCCGTGGCGGAAAAGAGATAGAAGGAGAATACAACTTCAACTTCAATGACGAAACGATAGTTTTTCTGAGCGGAACATCATTCGGACAAAACCTGAAATACGTCAACCGGGGAAACATGTACCATCTTGAAACCAGGGATGGAAAATACGATATCCGTTTCAAAAAAATAACCGAGGGGATGGCCGAGCCGCCGCCCGAAGATGAAGCGGAGGCCGCAAGTCCCCCGGTCCCGCCGAAGGAGGAGGATGGCAAAGCTTCGAATTAA
- a CDS encoding pseudouridine synthase, translated as MAKLRINRFLADCGLGSRRKVEQLVAEGRVRVNGQVTTDLSRLVDGESDEVRLDGRTLAAETRLFYLMLNKPKGYITTAEDIQNRAIVLDLIPGHFREKGVMPVGRLDRDTEGLLLLTNDGDLAFRLTHPRYEIPKEYIIDLDRPLNDRDHARLEKGVRLKEYKTNPALVSPVSESGDTIKMIITEGKKRQIRVSLATLGYRVKRLRRVAFGPVRLTGVNARSYRALRPAEVKALKKSVGLQPGAANFSLK; from the coding sequence ATGGCAAAGCTTCGAATTAACCGGTTTCTCGCCGATTGCGGACTGGGATCGCGTCGAAAGGTCGAGCAGCTGGTGGCCGAGGGCCGGGTGCGGGTCAACGGACAGGTGACAACCGACCTGTCCCGGCTGGTCGACGGCGAATCAGACGAGGTACGCCTCGACGGTCGAACGCTCGCCGCCGAAACGCGTTTGTTTTACCTCATGTTGAATAAGCCGAAAGGATATATTACGACCGCTGAAGATATTCAAAACCGCGCAATCGTGCTTGACCTCATCCCCGGACACTTCCGTGAAAAAGGCGTGATGCCCGTAGGAAGGCTCGATCGCGACACCGAGGGGCTTCTTCTGCTTACCAATGACGGCGACCTCGCGTTCAGGCTCACCCATCCCCGGTACGAGATACCCAAAGAGTATATCATAGACCTCGACCGCCCGCTCAACGACCGGGACCATGCGCGCCTGGAGAAAGGGGTTCGTCTTAAGGAGTACAAGACCAACCCGGCCCTGGTAAGCCCTGTTTCCGAATCGGGCGACACGATCAAGATGATCATCACCGAGGGAAAGAAGCGGCAGATACGCGTATCCCTTGCGACGCTCGGCTACAGGGTCAAAAGACTTCGGCGGGTCGCCTTCGGTCCCGTCAGGCTTACGGGCGTCAACGCACGATCATACCGCGCCCTGAGACCCGCCGAGGTCAAGGCGCTTAAAAAATCCGTGGGGCTTCAACCCGGCGCCGCCAATTTTTCTTTAAAATAA
- a CDS encoding GNAT family N-acetyltransferase, producing the protein MHTEIREAGPADVESIYRLLYPYAQENIILERSREEIAKSIDKFLVAAYTTDIVGAVSYYDYGTALKEVRSLAVKKDSGGSGTGSALVRGLLAMLLERFPGAKIFVLTYSPGFFGRLGFIEVPRETLPEKIWKDCDHCKNRENCGETALVFVRDGCR; encoded by the coding sequence ATGCACACAGAAATCAGAGAGGCCGGTCCCGCGGACGTAGAGTCGATATACCGCCTGCTGTACCCCTACGCCCAGGAGAACATCATCCTTGAGAGAAGCCGCGAGGAGATAGCGAAGTCTATTGACAAATTCCTTGTAGCTGCCTATACTACAGATATAGTAGGCGCGGTATCCTATTATGATTACGGCACGGCGCTCAAGGAGGTCCGGTCGCTGGCCGTGAAAAAGGACTCCGGGGGATCAGGGACCGGCTCCGCACTGGTGAGGGGCCTCTTGGCCATGCTCCTGGAGCGCTTTCCAGGCGCGAAAATATTTGTTCTCACTTATTCGCCCGGATTCTTCGGCAGACTCGGTTTCATCGAAGTGCCGAGGGAGACCCTGCCGGAAAAAATATGGAAGGACTGCGACCACTGCAAAAACAGGGAGAATTGCGGAGAGACCGCGCTGGTCTTTGTTCGGGACGGATGCCGATGA
- a CDS encoding PilZ domain-containing protein: MKKSIDKRTFDRIKMHKFVVEYKIKGRDPVYQAELINLGAGGMCFLRNSIITRDDQLLVKFPFKTRKVILNGQIVRIDGREVAVRFANGEDEIKAFVDTFNEEYPILFKSTARKGGLLRMPGDASQDSDGDEMRNIFDID, encoded by the coding sequence ATGAAAAAATCCATAGACAAACGCACCTTCGACCGAATCAAAATGCACAAGTTCGTCGTCGAATACAAGATCAAGGGTCGCGATCCCGTCTACCAGGCCGAGCTCATCAATCTCGGCGCCGGGGGGATGTGCTTTCTGCGCAATTCCATCATCACCCGTGACGACCAGCTGCTTGTCAAGTTCCCTTTCAAAACCAGAAAAGTTATCCTGAACGGGCAGATTGTCCGGATAGACGGACGCGAGGTGGCGGTCAGATTCGCCAACGGCGAAGATGAAATAAAGGCATTCGTCGACACATTTAACGAAGAATACCCGATTCTCTTTAAGAGTACCGCAAGGAAGGGCGGATTGTTGCGCATGCCCGGCGACGCGTCGCAGGATTCGGACGGTGACGAAATGCGAAATATTTTCGACATCGACTAA
- a CDS encoding helix-turn-helix domain-containing protein produces the protein MKDNLETNIRRSSPQEGVRTASAKGRKRPVKLPEGHETLQEVIDRVENEHIRRTLELTNWNLQKTSRVLDIARNTLKAKIRKYEIG, from the coding sequence ATGAAAGACAACCTCGAAACCAACATCAGAAGGAGCAGCCCGCAGGAGGGCGTCCGAACGGCTTCTGCAAAAGGCAGAAAGAGACCCGTAAAGCTCCCGGAGGGCCATGAAACCCTTCAGGAAGTGATCGACAGGGTCGAAAACGAACATATACGCCGCACGCTCGAGCTTACCAACTGGAACTTGCAGAAAACGAGCAGGGTTCTCGATATCGCGCGCAACACCCTCAAGGCCAAGATCAGGAAATACGAAATCGGCTGA
- a CDS encoding ATP-binding protein, whose product MTDGTNTTLLLPDRCRDVYSFEDIISLGEKISRERVATLDFSAISFIEPYSMLALLLLGRNHLRYTGGRLRLANIPLNIHQYLARMDFLSKGAFVVLDRLDEKLLYRRSSFSNRVVEITDIPGRERESIRAIAGVIAVFRRRAGHILKYWLNAAIIDYFVTVISEVCQNIFEHSLDSGYCAMQTYSIGSEHVVRLVIMDSGIGIKESFGGRSEFASEPGSRIIEKALTTPISSKRRFGYGLCQVNSIIEKLKGSIYIRSADSSAAVLYNRRQSGSSHLFLRDDLTSFPGTQISISLFG is encoded by the coding sequence TTGACGGATGGGACCAACACCACCCTCCTGTTGCCCGACCGGTGCAGGGACGTGTATTCGTTCGAGGACATCATCAGTCTTGGTGAAAAGATATCACGCGAACGCGTTGCAACGCTCGACTTTTCGGCCATAAGCTTCATCGAACCCTACTCGATGCTGGCGCTTCTGCTTTTGGGCCGCAACCATCTTCGGTACACAGGCGGGCGCCTGCGCCTCGCCAACATCCCGCTCAATATACATCAATACCTGGCCCGCATGGATTTTTTATCAAAGGGGGCTTTTGTGGTTCTGGACAGGCTTGACGAAAAGCTCCTGTACCGCCGCAGCTCATTCAGCAACAGGGTTGTCGAGATTACCGATATCCCGGGCAGGGAACGGGAAAGCATTCGCGCGATAGCGGGCGTAATAGCGGTTTTCCGCAGACGCGCCGGGCATATACTCAAATACTGGCTGAACGCGGCGATCATAGACTATTTCGTTACGGTAATATCGGAGGTGTGCCAGAATATCTTCGAGCACAGCCTCGACTCGGGTTATTGCGCAATGCAAACCTACTCCATCGGCAGCGAACACGTGGTGCGCCTGGTTATTATGGACTCGGGGATCGGCATAAAGGAGAGCTTCGGCGGGCGAAGCGAGTTCGCCTCGGAACCCGGGTCGCGAATAATCGAGAAGGCGCTGACCACGCCGATATCGAGCAAGCGCAGGTTCGGTTACGGGCTATGCCAGGTAAACTCCATTATCGAAAAACTGAAGGGCAGCATTTATATTCGTTCGGCCGACAGTTCGGCCGCGGTGCTCTACAACCGCAGGCAGAGCGGCTCATCGCATCTGTTTTTACGGGACGACCTGACATCTTTTCCGGGCACCCAGATTTCCATCTCTCTTTTCGGATAA
- a CDS encoding polymer-forming cytoskeletal protein, translating to MARTSKQIEDNIVNSIIGEGSEFKGEFTVNGLLRIDGRFKGTIETDGKVLIGQSGEATTDIHARVVVIGGVVRGNIFATERVIMLATGKLHGNIITPSLVMEDGVIFDGNCVINKRPDQLAELQHARPEHLGEPL from the coding sequence ATGGCGCGTACAAGCAAGCAGATAGAAGACAATATCGTCAACAGCATCATTGGAGAGGGCTCGGAGTTCAAGGGGGAATTTACGGTCAACGGACTGCTCCGAATCGACGGCCGCTTCAAGGGTACAATCGAGACCGACGGCAAGGTGCTCATCGGCCAGAGCGGCGAAGCGACCACGGACATCCATGCGCGCGTTGTGGTGATCGGCGGCGTTGTACGCGGCAACATCTTCGCGACGGAACGGGTTATAATGCTTGCGACCGGCAAGCTTCACGGCAACATAATAACGCCAAGCCTGGTTATGGAGGATGGGGTGATCTTCGACGGCAACTGCGTTATCAACAAGCGGCCTGACCAGCTCGCCGAATTGCAGCACGCCCGGCCGGAGCACCTCGGTGAGCCGCTATGA
- a CDS encoding DUF327 family protein translates to MIEKTSTDLKKDEKLRIKTKKRSAFSSSGPPKTFDASLQNALHFEFHDTIEGLMSDLGEQEKRFLDRQTPYELNRYKSLVKEILKTILEGSLKVTPLKRQRRDRADFAIIEEINSKLFSMSDAVTRNNKAFDLLKAVEEIRGLLFDLQF, encoded by the coding sequence ATGATAGAGAAAACCTCGACCGACCTTAAAAAAGACGAAAAGCTTAGGATCAAAACCAAAAAACGCTCCGCTTTTTCATCGTCGGGACCGCCCAAGACATTCGACGCAAGCCTGCAGAACGCGCTGCACTTCGAGTTTCATGACACGATAGAGGGCCTTATGTCCGACCTGGGCGAACAGGAAAAGCGCTTCCTCGACCGGCAGACGCCCTATGAACTCAACCGATACAAGTCCCTGGTGAAAGAAATATTAAAAACCATCCTGGAGGGTTCCCTGAAGGTCACCCCGCTGAAACGCCAGCGGCGCGACAGGGCGGACTTCGCGATCATCGAAGAAATCAATTCGAAACTGTTTTCCATGTCCGATGCGGTCACGCGGAACAACAAGGCATTCGACTTGTTAAAGGCGGTCGAGGAGATCAGGGGGCTTCTTTTCGATCTGCAGTTCTAG
- the pth gene encoding aminoacyl-tRNA hydrolase, with protein sequence MKLIVGFGNPGEKFFNNRQNIGFKVVDILGNNENIEVKVKKKKSVIGRGKIRDTDVVLLKPQTFVNLIGESVLYIASFLRINVRDIVCVVEDTELSIGELRVDYLMSSMRHAGIESMTKALKSDRFAKVRVGVGRPPSGTSMESYLLQDFTDEENLILIDVLNKAEKVVKMLVNQSIEEVQNKYNPEGAVKLEKRKIRKIRVRR encoded by the coding sequence TTGAAATTGATAGTTGGTTTCGGGAACCCGGGAGAGAAATTTTTCAACAACAGGCAGAATATAGGCTTTAAGGTTGTTGATATCCTGGGGAACAACGAGAATATCGAAGTTAAAGTCAAGAAGAAGAAATCCGTCATCGGAAGGGGTAAGATCCGCGACACCGACGTCGTTTTATTGAAGCCGCAGACATTCGTCAATCTGATCGGCGAGTCGGTTCTTTATATAGCGTCGTTTTTGCGAATTAATGTGCGCGATATAGTGTGCGTCGTTGAAGACACCGAACTTTCGATCGGAGAGCTTCGCGTGGATTACCTTATGTCCTCGATGCGACATGCGGGGATTGAATCCATGACCAAAGCGCTCAAGTCGGACCGATTCGCCAAGGTGCGGGTCGGCGTGGGCCGCCCTCCGTCAGGGACCTCGATGGAGAGCTACCTTCTTCAGGATTTTACCGACGAGGAAAACCTCATTCTTATCGATGTACTCAACAAGGCCGAGAAGGTCGTGAAGATGCTCGTAAACCAGAGCATAGAGGAAGTCCAGAACAAGTACAACCCGGAAGGTGCCGTCAAGCTCGAGAAGAGAAAGATACGGAAGATACGGGTGCGCCGGTAG
- a CDS encoding 50S ribosomal protein L25, with protein sequence MKTHKLTAQIRKETGKNACSRLRRSGFIPAIIYTHGKSEAVQVPRHEFIKLFKGNISESVVIDLEVAGGSAEPEQKVIVKDYQLNPVTDEVTHLDFYKVDLSEKLQTVVPVTTIGTSKGERMGGMLDVIERELQIEALPGDLPEKIEIDVTNLDLGHSIQVKDLPVSGSLRFLADANRVVVTVLIPKAVKEEVSEEAPVDAEAAADGKEKSEE encoded by the coding sequence ATGAAGACTCACAAATTGACGGCGCAGATACGAAAGGAAACCGGCAAGAACGCGTGCAGCCGGCTTCGACGAAGCGGCTTTATTCCGGCCATTATTTATACGCACGGAAAATCCGAGGCGGTGCAGGTTCCCAGGCACGAGTTTATAAAGCTGTTCAAGGGTAACATATCGGAAAGTGTGGTTATAGACCTCGAGGTGGCCGGCGGCTCGGCCGAGCCCGAGCAGAAGGTCATCGTCAAGGACTATCAGCTCAACCCCGTCACCGACGAGGTAACGCATCTCGATTTTTACAAGGTCGACCTCTCCGAGAAGCTCCAGACGGTTGTGCCGGTAACGACAATCGGGACCTCGAAGGGAGAGCGTATGGGCGGAATGCTCGATGTTATAGAGCGGGAGCTCCAGATAGAAGCGCTGCCCGGAGACCTTCCCGAGAAGATCGAGATCGATGTAACAAATCTCGACCTTGGGCACTCAATACAGGTGAAAGACCTCCCCGTGTCCGGATCGCTGCGTTTCCTCGCCGACGCAAACAGGGTGGTTGTGACGGTGCTTATACCCAAGGCGGTGAAGGAAGAGGTTTCCGAGGAAGCCCCTGTCGATGCGGAGGCCGCCGCGGATGGGAAGGAAAAGTCCGAGGAGTAG
- a CDS encoding ribose-phosphate pyrophosphokinase, with amino-acid sequence MKIISGSSNLPLAEEIARYLNINLSEVEIKKFKDNEISVKIGENIREVDLFILQSTCNPANDHLLELLLMIDAAFRASARRITAVIPYFGYARQDRKVEPRVPISAKVVANILQAVGVKRVLTVELHSEQIQGFFDVPVDNLISTPIMVDYLRRLNTSDAVIVSPDTGGVERARFLAKRLKAGLAIIDKRRPEANVSKVMHVIGDVKGKNCILLDDMIDTGGSISGAARALREEGARDIFCVATHPVLSADAAEKLRSADFKEIVVTNTIPISPEKKLPNMTVLSIAPLFGEAIRRIHNGESVSSLFI; translated from the coding sequence ATGAAGATAATTTCGGGGTCATCCAACCTGCCACTGGCGGAGGAGATAGCAAGATATCTCAATATCAATCTTTCCGAGGTCGAGATCAAGAAGTTCAAGGACAACGAGATCTCGGTGAAGATCGGGGAGAATATCCGGGAAGTCGACCTGTTTATCCTGCAGTCGACCTGTAATCCGGCCAATGACCACCTGCTGGAGCTGCTCCTGATGATCGACGCGGCGTTTCGCGCATCGGCCCGGCGCATAACCGCCGTCATTCCCTATTTCGGGTATGCGCGGCAGGACCGCAAGGTGGAGCCCCGCGTGCCCATCTCGGCGAAGGTGGTGGCGAACATCCTCCAAGCGGTCGGGGTAAAACGGGTCCTTACCGTGGAATTGCATTCCGAGCAGATACAGGGGTTTTTCGATGTGCCGGTCGACAATCTGATCTCGACGCCGATTATGGTGGATTATCTCAGGAGGCTCAATACATCCGACGCCGTGATCGTGTCGCCCGACACCGGCGGGGTGGAGAGGGCGCGGTTTCTAGCCAAGCGCCTTAAGGCGGGGTTGGCCATTATCGACAAGCGCCGCCCCGAGGCGAACGTCAGCAAGGTGATGCATGTGATCGGCGACGTTAAAGGGAAAAACTGTATTTTACTGGACGACATGATCGATACCGGAGGTTCAATTTCCGGTGCGGCGCGCGCCCTCAGGGAGGAGGGTGCACGCGATATATTTTGCGTGGCGACGCACCCGGTGCTGTCGGCCGATGCGGCCGAGAAGCTCAGGAGCGCCGATTTCAAGGAAATCGTGGTTACCAACACGATCCCGATATCGCCCGAAAAAAAACTGCCGAACATGACGGTGCTGTCCATCGCCCCGCTTTTCGGCGAGGCGATCCGGCGAATCCACAACGGGGAGTCGGTAAGCTCGCTATTCATTTAG
- a CDS encoding NTP transferase domain-containing protein: protein MGSFKAVILAAGKGVRMGSDLPKVLHVLDGRPLVAHVVESLRRAGADEIIAVVGYRGDDVERALGPGVRCVWQHEQKGTGHAVMQAEPALSGYDGPVLIACGDVPLIRPRAFAAMTEEASLPGVRGVVLGMVPKSPTGYGRLVRDANGRLERIVEERDATDEERRIAEVNTGTYVFFGGDLFNGLRTITTDNAQGEYYLPDLVAYLSKTGGEVRTIILEDATEGSGVNTPAELQRLEGFLGRTADGTFSNRQG, encoded by the coding sequence ATCGGTTCGTTCAAGGCAGTCATACTGGCGGCGGGCAAAGGGGTTCGAATGGGTTCCGACCTGCCGAAGGTGCTCCATGTCCTCGACGGGAGGCCGCTTGTCGCGCACGTCGTGGAATCGTTAAGGCGGGCCGGAGCGGACGAGATCATCGCGGTGGTGGGATACCGCGGCGACGATGTCGAGCGGGCGCTGGGGCCGGGCGTACGGTGCGTGTGGCAGCACGAACAAAAAGGCACCGGACACGCGGTGATGCAGGCTGAGCCCGCGTTGAGCGGGTACGACGGCCCGGTGCTGATAGCATGCGGGGATGTGCCGCTTATACGCCCTCGGGCATTCGCCGCAATGACCGAGGAGGCATCGCTGCCGGGAGTGCGGGGCGTGGTGCTGGGCATGGTACCCAAGAGCCCGACCGGCTATGGTCGGCTGGTAAGGGACGCGAACGGCCGCCTCGAGCGGATAGTCGAGGAGCGGGACGCCACCGATGAGGAGCGACGGATCGCCGAGGTCAACACCGGCACGTATGTTTTTTTCGGCGGGGATCTGTTCAACGGCTTGAGGACGATAACGACCGACAACGCCCAGGGAGAGTATTATCTCCCCGATCTGGTCGCTTATTTAAGCAAAACGGGCGGAGAGGTCCGTACGATAATCCTGGAAGACGCGACGGAAGGAAGCGGGGTCAATACTCCCGCGGAGCTCCAGAGGCTGGAGGGATTTCTCGGGCGGACGGCGGACGGCACTTTTTCGAATCGACAAGGCTAA
- the ispE gene encoding 4-(cytidine 5'-diphospho)-2-C-methyl-D-erythritol kinase: MESKAFAKINLHLEVLNKRQDGYHEILSLMAEIGVFDLLKLAEIKPHGEIVIGITPAGGTFPGVIEGIPLEDNLIARATRAYCRAVKEAGVFEYTIEKNIPAGSGMGGGSADAAAALRLLNFHYKRLAQGELARLAGEIGADVPFCLAGGVALCRGIGERVEPIEGRPEWTVLVADMGIHVDTGAAYAMLGRGFKPVRSEEELIDRGERLRAAMRSGRLEELSGIVANDFEAVVFEKHPVLRQAKDRLVQCGSPCAFMTGSGSAIVGLFGSPGDARRAENEMNGIARTVITTSLARGNDGTQS, encoded by the coding sequence TTGGAAAGCAAAGCATTCGCCAAGATCAACCTGCACCTCGAAGTTCTTAATAAGAGACAGGACGGATATCATGAAATACTCAGCCTGATGGCCGAGATTGGCGTTTTTGATCTTTTAAAACTCGCGGAAATAAAACCTCACGGCGAAATCGTTATCGGGATAACTCCCGCGGGAGGAACTTTTCCGGGTGTGATAGAGGGCATTCCGCTCGAAGACAACCTCATCGCGCGGGCCACCAGGGCATATTGCCGGGCGGTGAAGGAAGCCGGTGTATTTGAATATACCATCGAGAAGAACATCCCGGCCGGATCGGGAATGGGCGGGGGAAGCGCGGACGCGGCCGCCGCACTACGGCTCCTCAACTTCCATTATAAAAGGCTTGCCCAAGGAGAGCTTGCGCGTCTTGCCGGCGAGATCGGGGCGGATGTTCCTTTTTGCCTGGCCGGTGGCGTGGCGCTTTGCCGAGGGATCGGCGAAAGGGTCGAGCCGATCGAGGGAAGGCCTGAATGGACCGTGCTTGTGGCCGATATGGGAATTCACGTGGATACTGGTGCCGCCTACGCGATGCTCGGCAGGGGCTTCAAGCCAGTACGGAGCGAAGAGGAGCTTATTGATAGGGGAGAGCGCCTCAGGGCGGCCATGCGTTCCGGACGGCTGGAAGAACTTTCGGGTATTGTCGCGAACGATTTCGAAGCGGTGGTGTTCGAAAAGCATCCCGTTCTGCGCCAGGCCAAAGATCGTCTTGTGCAGTGCGGTTCTCCCTGTGCGTTTATGACCGGGTCGGGTTCGGCGATAGTCGGCCTTTTCGGTTCGCCGGGGGACGCGCGGCGCGCGGAAAATGAAATGAACGGCATTGCACGCACGGTAATCACCACCAGTCTCGCGCGTGGGAATGACGGTACGCAATCATAA
- a CDS encoding SpoIIE family protein phosphatase: MLYFKIVFCAFGIIIALYVFSNNIIRRFGFAVNRLFAAIAFITGLMNATLLYQLLYPDSPYLLESARAYFATVSLINQLFFHYMQIFPRWEKRPPGWFIFLSALPGLAIVLITLAWDGIIAGARFDGIVLYEFGRFFWMYLAVFGFNILGTFLTNQYKTRVLENDSFRSQLFYRSIGDHAGALLIVVTFIVMPYFLNIQDYHMMGIPLASILLLIINNYAISDDRLIDFKKFYSRAAYWVVVFFGLAVPAIVILHYGGRIVFGGQKIPIAGFTVLLFVYFILFFRLLAPSIATMFRRRHLGFERNVNEFFQGITTLSDFKDQSGFWDNFFNNTIDALGPRFGIGTASLYMHRGDDGAYHYKYGFGDGIDIRSLEESHDLAACLKSFPGLLERSVLFTDFRLAGYRERLLPFFREHRIRVALPFFNHEKRLIAILLLGELLDGKPYPVNLVSALDLYRIHFGVTLANSIYLDEIKATQVSGHDRMLVGSVKKKIIPSSMKQIEGIRISSFYLNNSEYGGDYFDSVIVRPDRLGIFIADTSDAGVDSVVLALELFTVLRTQPASHESPEKLLNIMNWVIASSRFSDHYTPAFYAIYSSASRALAYSNAAMRPLIFFDAARESFTDLDTRGIPVGIDKNFTYETRTIPVVPGSIGILHSDGLESALNASGAAYSTGRIKDIIRLNRGDTPAVLIRKIYDDFRNFTKGSTLTNDVSLIAFRCD, encoded by the coding sequence GTGTTATATTTCAAGATAGTCTTCTGCGCGTTCGGCATCATAATCGCATTGTATGTCTTTTCCAACAACATCATCCGGCGCTTCGGCTTCGCCGTCAACCGCCTGTTCGCGGCCATCGCGTTCATAACGGGGCTGATGAACGCAACCCTGCTCTACCAGCTACTGTATCCTGATTCACCTTACCTGCTCGAATCCGCGCGTGCCTATTTCGCGACCGTCTCGCTGATCAACCAGCTCTTTTTCCATTACATGCAGATATTCCCCCGCTGGGAGAAGCGCCCGCCGGGATGGTTCATATTCCTCTCCGCTCTCCCCGGGCTTGCGATAGTCCTTATAACGCTCGCCTGGGACGGCATCATCGCCGGCGCCCGATTCGACGGCATCGTACTGTACGAGTTCGGCCGGTTTTTCTGGATGTACCTGGCGGTTTTCGGTTTCAACATCCTGGGGACCTTCCTCACCAACCAGTATAAAACGCGGGTGCTCGAGAACGACTCGTTCAGAAGTCAGCTTTTCTATCGCAGTATCGGAGACCATGCCGGGGCGCTCCTGATCGTTGTTACCTTCATCGTCATGCCGTATTTTTTAAACATTCAGGATTACCACATGATGGGCATTCCGCTCGCCTCCATCCTCCTGCTCATCATCAATAACTACGCGATTTCCGACGACCGTCTGATCGACTTCAAGAAATTCTATTCGCGCGCCGCGTACTGGGTGGTGGTATTTTTCGGGCTCGCCGTGCCCGCGATCGTCATTCTTCATTACGGGGGCAGGATAGTTTTCGGAGGGCAGAAAATCCCCATCGCCGGTTTCACGGTTTTATTGTTCGTTTATTTCATTCTCTTTTTCCGATTATTAGCGCCGTCGATCGCCACCATGTTTCGCAGGCGGCACCTCGGTTTCGAACGAAACGTCAACGAGTTCTTCCAGGGCATTACAACGCTGTCCGATTTCAAGGACCAGAGCGGTTTCTGGGACAATTTTTTCAACAACACGATCGACGCGCTCGGACCGCGTTTCGGCATAGGAACGGCATCCCTCTACATGCACCGCGGGGACGACGGCGCCTACCACTATAAGTACGGGTTCGGCGATGGGATCGATATACGATCACTCGAAGAAAGCCACGACCTCGCGGCCTGCCTGAAGAGCTTCCCGGGGCTCCTCGAGCGGTCGGTGCTTTTCACCGACTTCAGGCTTGCGGGATACAGGGAACGGCTGCTTCCATTTTTCCGCGAACATCGGATAAGGGTGGCGCTGCCGTTTTTTAACCATGAAAAACGGCTGATAGCCATCCTGCTGCTGGGTGAGCTCCTGGACGGCAAACCCTACCCGGTCAACCTCGTTTCAGCTCTCGACCTCTATCGCATTCACTTCGGAGTGACGCTTGCCAACTCGATCTATCTCGATGAGATCAAGGCCACCCAGGTTTCCGGGCACGACCGCATGCTGGTGGGGAGCGTAAAAAAGAAGATCATCCCCTCCAGTATGAAGCAGATCGAGGGAATCCGTATCAGCTCCTTTTACCTCAACAACTCGGAGTACGGAGGCGACTATTTCGACTCGGTCATCGTGCGGCCCGACCGCCTGGGAATTTTCATCGCCGACACCTCCGATGCGGGCGTGGACTCCGTCGTCCTGGCCCTGGAGCTCTTTACGGTGCTCCGTACGCAACCGGCCTCCCATGAAAGCCCCGAGAAGCTCCTGAACATCATGAACTGGGTGATCGCCTCCTCGCGATTTTCCGATCACTACACGCCGGCCTTTTACGCCATCTATTCCTCCGCCTCGCGGGCGCTCGCGTACTCGAACGCTGCGATGCGCCCGCTTATTTTCTTCGACGCCGCGCGCGAATCCTTCACCGACCTCGACACCAGGGGGATACCGGTCGGTATCGACAAAAATTTCACGTACGAGACGCGGACCATTCCCGTCGTCCCGGGCAGCATCGGCATACTCCACTCAGACGGCCTCGAGTCGGCCCTTAACGCCTCCGGCGCCGCCTACTCAACCGGCAGGATCAAGGATATTATCCGCCTTAACCGGGGAGACACCCCGGCGGTGCTCATCCGAAAAATCTATGACGATTTCAGGAACTTTACCAAGGGGAGCACGCTCACCAACGACGTCAGCCTGATCGCGTTCAGGTGCGATTGA